The following proteins come from a genomic window of Gimesia chilikensis:
- a CDS encoding PIG-L deacetylase family protein, which translates to MANQAESLRILAIHAHPDDIEIQCAGTLARLKNLGCHITMATMTAGDCGSAEMGPVEIANVRRAEAQKAADMLGADYMCLEFRDLAIIVDNESRRRVTEAVRKARPDIVLTAPPVDYMSDHEMTSRLVRDACFGASAPNYTTHEIQPAPPTEKIPHLYYVDPIEGCDYFGNPIEPQFIIDISETFDLKIKMLACHESQRAWLRKQHGLDEYLDGTERWSASRGEQIGVKYGEAFVQHCGHPYPHSNLLKELLESK; encoded by the coding sequence ATGGCAAATCAGGCAGAATCTCTGCGAATTCTTGCGATTCACGCCCATCCAGACGATATCGAAATCCAGTGTGCGGGTACTTTGGCCCGGCTGAAAAACCTGGGATGTCATATTACCATGGCCACCATGACCGCCGGCGATTGTGGCAGTGCAGAAATGGGACCGGTTGAAATTGCCAACGTCCGTCGCGCCGAAGCTCAGAAAGCAGCCGATATGCTGGGGGCAGACTACATGTGCCTCGAATTCCGGGACCTCGCGATCATCGTCGACAACGAATCCCGTCGGCGGGTTACCGAAGCAGTGCGCAAAGCTCGGCCGGACATCGTCTTAACGGCTCCTCCAGTCGACTACATGAGCGATCACGAAATGACCAGTCGTCTCGTGCGAGATGCCTGTTTTGGTGCGTCAGCACCCAACTACACCACTCACGAAATTCAGCCTGCTCCGCCTACGGAAAAAATTCCGCACCTGTATTATGTTGATCCGATCGAAGGTTGTGATTATTTTGGAAACCCGATCGAACCACAGTTTATCATCGATATTTCCGAAACCTTTGATCTGAAGATTAAAATGCTGGCCTGTCACGAAAGCCAGCGGGCCTGGTTAAGAAAACAGCACGGCCTGGACGAATACCTTGATGGTACTGAGCGCTGGTCCGCTTCCCGTGGCGAACAGATCGGTGTAAAATACGGCGAAGCCTTCGTACAACACTGCGGCCATCCATACCCTCACAGCAACCTGCTCAAGGAACTGCTGGAGAGTAAATAA
- the nagB gene encoding glucosamine-6-phosphate deaminase: MATDISRSARITPKSKFVRHTKVPTQIFETSSDLAKFVASVVADLVRKKNEQNIPAVLGLPTGSTPLGVYRELIRMHNEEGLDFSNVITFNLDEYWPMDPDSIHSYHKFMHENFFDHVNVKQENIHIPRGDIAAEDVDIFCEEYERLIESYGGLDLQLLGIGRSGHIGFNEPGSARNSLTRLVNLDPITRRDAASGFFGEDNVPHHAITMGVGSILSAKKIIIMALGEHKASVVKRAAEMEVTDEVSASFLQTHANSLFAVDSAAAAELTAVKTPWIVGNIEWTSQLEKKAVIWLSNEVGKPLLKLETDDFLHNHLHQLIHKYGSVAQIRQRVFDGLLEGICTRPAGTEPQRVIVFSPHPDDDVISMGGTLITLADQGHEVYIAYMTSGNIAVFDHDALRHLDFVHEFHKLFHADDTKVLSHIEALKESIASKNAGDLDNAEMLGIKGLIRKTEATAGAQAAGVPEEHLRFLDLPFYNTGQVSKKPIGEDDIAIVADLLREVRPHQIYVAGDLSDPHGTHRVCAEAVINAVDVVKSEEITPEFWMYRGAWEEYEPHEIERAVPLSPEVVLRKREAIFKHESQKDSAFYPGSDKREFWVRAEDRTRNTAKIYNQLGLPEYFAIEAFKQYHGEL, encoded by the coding sequence ATGGCCACTGATATCTCACGCTCTGCACGCATTACACCGAAATCCAAATTTGTCAGGCACACGAAAGTCCCTACTCAGATTTTCGAGACCTCTTCCGATCTGGCGAAGTTTGTAGCCTCTGTTGTTGCGGATCTGGTTCGCAAAAAGAATGAACAGAATATCCCAGCGGTCCTGGGGCTACCGACCGGTTCGACTCCGCTGGGCGTCTATCGCGAACTGATCCGGATGCATAACGAAGAAGGCCTGGATTTCTCGAACGTGATCACGTTCAACCTGGATGAATACTGGCCCATGGATCCGGACTCGATCCACAGCTATCACAAGTTCATGCATGAGAATTTCTTCGATCATGTGAATGTGAAGCAGGAAAATATTCATATCCCCCGTGGTGATATTGCCGCTGAAGACGTCGACATTTTCTGCGAAGAGTACGAGCGTCTGATCGAGAGTTATGGCGGTCTGGACCTGCAGTTACTGGGCATTGGTCGTTCAGGTCACATCGGCTTCAACGAGCCTGGAAGTGCGCGAAACAGTTTGACGCGACTGGTCAACCTCGATCCCATTACTCGTCGCGATGCGGCCAGCGGCTTCTTTGGCGAAGACAACGTGCCCCATCATGCGATTACGATGGGGGTCGGGAGTATTCTCTCGGCCAAGAAGATTATCATCATGGCGCTGGGAGAGCATAAGGCGTCGGTGGTCAAGCGGGCCGCGGAAATGGAAGTCACTGATGAGGTTTCCGCCAGCTTCCTGCAGACCCATGCTAATTCTTTGTTCGCGGTCGATAGTGCCGCAGCTGCCGAATTGACCGCGGTCAAAACTCCCTGGATCGTCGGAAATATTGAATGGACTTCGCAGCTGGAGAAGAAAGCCGTCATCTGGCTGTCGAACGAAGTTGGTAAGCCTCTTCTGAAACTGGAAACTGACGATTTCCTGCACAACCACCTGCATCAGCTGATCCACAAGTACGGTTCTGTCGCTCAGATCCGTCAACGGGTATTCGACGGACTGCTGGAAGGTATCTGCACCCGGCCTGCGGGAACCGAGCCCCAGCGGGTGATCGTCTTCAGCCCCCATCCGGACGATGATGTAATTTCGATGGGCGGGACTTTAATCACGCTGGCTGATCAGGGGCATGAAGTTTACATCGCCTACATGACCAGTGGAAATATCGCCGTATTCGATCACGATGCTTTGCGGCACCTGGATTTCGTGCATGAATTCCACAAACTGTTCCATGCCGACGACACCAAGGTTCTGTCTCACATCGAAGCTTTGAAAGAGAGCATCGCCAGCAAGAATGCGGGTGACCTGGATAATGCCGAGATGCTGGGAATCAAAGGACTGATCCGCAAAACAGAAGCGACTGCGGGCGCCCAGGCAGCCGGAGTGCCGGAAGAACATCTGCGTTTCCTGGACCTTCCCTTCTACAACACGGGACAGGTTTCGAAGAAGCCAATTGGCGAAGATGACATTGCGATCGTGGCCGATCTGTTACGCGAAGTACGGCCGCACCAGATTTATGTGGCTGGAGACCTGTCCGATCCGCATGGTACGCACCGCGTCTGTGCCGAAGCGGTGATCAATGCCGTGGATGTGGTTAAGTCTGAAGAAATCACTCCCGAATTCTGGATGTACCGTGGTGCCTGGGAAGAGTACGAACCGCACGAAATTGAGCGGGCTGTTCCGCTGAGCCCTGAAGTGGTGCTGCGAAAGCGGGAGGCGATCTTCAAGCATGAGTCACAGAAGGACAGTGCTTTTTACCCGGGAAGCGATAAACGTGAATTCTGGGTGCGTGCTGAGGACCGAACCCGAAATACAGCAAAGATTTACAATCAGCTGGGCCTGCCCGAATACTTTGCGATTGAAGCATTCAAGCAGTATCACGGTGAGCTCTAA
- a CDS encoding TlpA disulfide reductase family protein, translated as MRHRHGIMMIAAGLLSLTQFGCGGGESPAPQTADNKLDGKLQAAPADAKPLQKTPSAKITQVSQTGPALKPNANAIQTASLERDKRDMDDLDGDDESLADEEVKISELKEGSAEWNVREITRLRVLALPKTDNVEELKQARAARNQKIIQLAMEAVKQTHADKEKQRLFTVCIRHLLDAHLQLALQGDQESIDALYDHSESLYKRDPNSPSAAEAGFTVAKFANTSAQRFAQQDPRWIEEFVKQARLFATRFPQENIRAPQMLQAAAETCQLYGLNQSALDCCLDLETRFPKSNETAQVAGLSRRLKLKGQPIQLAGETIEGGYVSIDDYKGSVVLVVFWATTAKPFIEQLPEIQTLSKKYRKYGFEIVGVNLDLEEPAIDAFQEKSPLDWRQIFYSARDKRGWNNPAALHYGVRSVPMMMLVDHTGVTEVVTSDVKQLEEPLRSLLRKKTQASAQ; from the coding sequence ATGAGGCATCGACACGGTATCATGATGATAGCAGCGGGCCTGTTATCGCTGACTCAATTCGGTTGTGGTGGCGGAGAATCCCCTGCTCCACAGACGGCAGACAATAAACTGGACGGCAAGCTGCAAGCGGCTCCGGCCGATGCAAAACCTCTCCAGAAAACGCCGAGTGCCAAAATTACTCAGGTTTCACAAACCGGTCCTGCACTCAAGCCAAATGCAAATGCGATTCAGACGGCAAGCCTGGAACGTGACAAACGCGATATGGACGATCTGGACGGTGACGATGAGTCACTGGCCGATGAGGAAGTCAAGATTTCCGAGCTGAAGGAAGGTTCGGCCGAATGGAACGTACGCGAGATCACGCGTCTGCGTGTACTGGCCCTGCCGAAAACTGACAACGTTGAAGAACTGAAGCAGGCTCGTGCCGCCCGCAATCAGAAAATCATTCAACTGGCGATGGAAGCCGTAAAGCAGACCCATGCTGACAAAGAAAAACAGCGGTTGTTTACGGTCTGCATTCGTCATCTGCTGGATGCCCATTTACAGCTGGCATTGCAGGGAGATCAGGAAAGTATCGACGCTCTGTACGATCATTCCGAGTCCCTTTATAAGCGCGATCCGAATTCTCCTTCCGCTGCGGAAGCTGGCTTTACCGTTGCGAAATTTGCGAATACCAGTGCACAGCGTTTTGCGCAACAGGACCCGCGCTGGATTGAAGAGTTCGTCAAACAGGCTCGTCTGTTCGCCACGCGTTTTCCCCAGGAAAATATCCGGGCACCACAGATGTTGCAGGCCGCTGCAGAAACCTGTCAGCTGTACGGTTTGAATCAGTCAGCCCTGGACTGCTGCCTCGATCTGGAAACCAGGTTCCCTAAAAGCAATGAGACCGCACAGGTCGCCGGACTGTCTCGTCGTCTGAAGCTGAAAGGACAGCCGATTCAGCTGGCCGGAGAGACTATTGAAGGTGGTTATGTCTCCATCGACGATTACAAAGGGAGCGTGGTGCTGGTCGTATTCTGGGCGACAACTGCCAAACCCTTTATTGAACAGCTGCCTGAGATTCAGACGCTCTCCAAGAAGTACCGCAAATACGGTTTTGAAATCGTAGGTGTCAACCTGGACCTGGAAGAACCTGCCATCGATGCTTTCCAGGAGAAGTCACCACTCGACTGGCGTCAGATCTTCTATTCAGCTCGTGACAAGCGGGGCTGGAACAACCCGGCCGCACTGCATTACGGCGTACGTAGCGTGCCGATGATGATGCTGGTGGATCACACAGGGGTTACCGAAGTGGTTACTTCCGATGTGAAGCAGCTGGAAGAGCCTCTGCGATCACTGTTGAGAAAGAAAACTCAGGCGAGTGCCCAGTAG